A region of Plantactinospora sp. BC1 DNA encodes the following proteins:
- a CDS encoding DUF397 domain-containing protein, giving the protein MRLSDARWRKSTRSGTNGGGCVEVADNLPDVVAVRDSKDPAGPVLTFRPAAWRAFVAIAARQR; this is encoded by the coding sequence ATGCGCCTCAGTGACGCCCGGTGGCGGAAGTCGACCCGCAGCGGCACCAACGGTGGCGGTTGTGTCGAGGTGGCCGACAACCTGCCTGACGTGGTCGCCGTGCGGGACAGTAAGGACCCGGCGGGCCCCGTGCTGACCTTCCGGCCGGCGGCGTGGCGGGCCTTCGTCGCCATTGCTGCCCGACAGCGCTAG
- a CDS encoding ABC transporter ATP-binding protein, translated as MTALLTAEAVVRRYGSLVAVDRVDLRVADGERHALIGPNGAGKTTLLDLIGGATRVDGGRIHFDGRDITRLGPARRARIGIGRIHQRPAVWPSLTAVENVVVAGWHQAGGFRGVRTRDRFRRRLREPAMALLDRVGLAGTASSTAAHLSHGQRRQLEIAMALAGRPRLLLLDEPAAGLSNVEVHRLAELLAGLPRDVSVLLVEHRLDLVYALADTVTVLHDGRLVASGEPDEIRTAPAVRRAYAEAVR; from the coding sequence ATGACGGCACTGTTGACGGCCGAGGCGGTGGTCCGCCGGTACGGTTCGCTGGTCGCGGTGGACCGGGTGGACCTGCGGGTCGCCGACGGGGAACGGCACGCCCTGATCGGGCCGAACGGTGCCGGCAAGACGACCCTGCTCGACCTGATCGGCGGGGCGACCCGGGTCGACGGTGGACGGATCCACTTCGACGGCCGGGACATCACCCGGCTCGGCCCGGCACGCCGGGCGAGGATCGGGATCGGCCGGATCCACCAGCGTCCGGCGGTGTGGCCGTCGCTGACCGCTGTGGAGAACGTCGTGGTCGCCGGCTGGCACCAGGCCGGCGGGTTCCGGGGGGTGCGTACCCGGGACCGGTTCCGGCGGCGGCTGCGCGAGCCCGCGATGGCCCTGCTCGACCGGGTCGGCCTCGCCGGCACGGCGTCGAGCACGGCGGCGCACCTGTCGCACGGCCAGCGGCGCCAGTTGGAGATCGCGATGGCGCTGGCCGGCCGGCCACGCCTGCTGCTGCTCGACGAGCCGGCCGCCGGGCTCTCCAATGTGGAGGTCCACCGGCTGGCGGAGCTGCTGGCGGGGCTGCCCCGGGACGTCTCGGTGCTGCTGGTGGAGCACCGGTTGGACCTGGTGTACGCCCTGGCCGACACGGTCACCGTGCTGCACGACGGTCGGCTGGTCGCCAGCGGCGAGCCGGACGAGATCCGCACCGCTCCCGCCGTGCGGCGGGCGTACGCCGAGGCGGTGCGGTGA
- a CDS encoding helix-turn-helix transcriptional regulator — MATRQFQRELRRWRTRKGLTQRALADRVRFSRETVAAVEAGRRYGSQELAVRCDDVLGTGGLLTALWPRVAVEQIAADGRRGPRGGAAGGPDGTGADPVTAVGERQSVVDAIDELRDLIDQMLRVHFPAGSERPPVEADRLSEEADRLAAQVHRLHGDDAGPSAEPPSAEASRQPAAESRRPAAGEPRRPFVESHRRGRVGALRRRH, encoded by the coding sequence ATGGCCACCCGACAGTTCCAGCGCGAACTGCGCCGCTGGCGTACCCGCAAGGGGTTGACCCAGCGCGCCCTCGCCGACCGCGTGCGGTTCAGCCGGGAGACGGTGGCGGCGGTCGAGGCGGGTCGCCGGTACGGCAGCCAGGAGCTGGCCGTGCGCTGTGACGACGTACTCGGGACCGGGGGTCTGCTCACCGCGCTCTGGCCCCGGGTGGCGGTCGAACAGATCGCCGCGGACGGGCGGCGCGGGCCGCGCGGTGGCGCGGCCGGCGGTCCGGACGGGACCGGAGCCGATCCCGTGACCGCCGTCGGGGAGCGACAGTCCGTGGTGGACGCGATCGACGAGCTGCGGGACCTGATCGACCAGATGTTGCGGGTGCACTTCCCGGCCGGCTCCGAGCGGCCGCCGGTGGAGGCGGACCGGCTCTCCGAGGAGGCGGACCGCCTCGCGGCGCAGGTACACCGGCTGCACGGCGACGACGCCGGCCCCTCGGCGGAGCCGCCGTCGGCGGAGGCGTCCCGGCAGCCGGCGGCCGAGTCGCGGCGGCCGGCGGCCGGCGAGCCCCGCCGGCCCTTCGTCGAGTCACACCGGCGCGGTCGGGTCGGCGCGCTGCGCCGCCGGCACTGA
- a CDS encoding ABC transporter ATP-binding protein, with product MLRVQGLYAGYDGGTVLHDIDIEVPAGTVQALVGRNGAGKSTLVHAVAGLLRPYRGIVSVDGADLAGRPAHRVARAGVGLVPQGRRVFPRLTVAEHLTLAASLRRRAGSRSGPNWTVPGVLELLPRLAERLGHRGNQLSGGEQQMLAIARALLTQPRVLLLDEPGEGLAPDLAARVRELVTRLAGAGLCILLVEQQLQHAIEVADRIAVLDYGRLVFADSTAAVRADPAPVEAVLSVAGAATPAGTGPVPSGQESTAPTGPGSVRSGPTGGPGALVPDSDSPADPASAHSPADSASAPTTSSSSSAP from the coding sequence ATGCTCCGGGTGCAGGGCCTGTACGCCGGCTACGACGGCGGTACGGTGCTGCACGACATCGACATCGAGGTGCCGGCCGGTACGGTGCAGGCGCTGGTCGGCCGCAACGGCGCCGGCAAGAGCACCCTGGTGCACGCGGTCGCCGGCCTGCTGCGGCCGTACCGGGGAATCGTCTCGGTCGACGGCGCGGACCTTGCCGGCAGGCCGGCGCACCGGGTGGCCCGGGCCGGTGTCGGGCTGGTGCCGCAGGGGCGGCGGGTGTTTCCCCGGCTGACCGTGGCCGAGCACCTGACCCTGGCCGCATCGCTCCGCCGCCGTGCCGGCTCGCGGTCCGGTCCGAACTGGACGGTGCCCGGGGTGCTGGAACTACTGCCCCGGCTGGCCGAGCGGTTGGGCCACCGGGGCAACCAGCTCTCCGGCGGGGAGCAGCAGATGCTCGCCATCGCCCGGGCGCTGCTCACCCAGCCCCGGGTGCTGCTCCTCGACGAGCCGGGCGAGGGGCTCGCCCCGGATCTGGCGGCCCGGGTACGGGAGCTGGTGACCCGGCTCGCCGGAGCCGGGCTCTGCATTCTGCTCGTCGAACAACAACTCCAGCACGCGATCGAGGTCGCCGACCGGATCGCGGTGCTGGACTACGGCCGGCTGGTCTTCGCGGACTCGACGGCCGCCGTGCGCGCCGACCCCGCCCCGGTGGAGGCGGTACTCAGTGTGGCGGGCGCGGCCACGCCGGCAGGGACCGGACCGGTCCCGTCCGGCCAGGAGTCGACGGCCCCGACCGGGCCCGGCTCCGTCCGTTCCGGGCCAACGGGAGGCCCGGGCGCGCTCGTCCCTGACTCCGACTCCCCGGCGGACCCCGCGTCCGCCCACTCCCCGGCGGACTCCGCGTCCGCCCCGACCACATCCTCTTCCTCATCCGCACCCTGA
- a CDS encoding branched-chain amino acid ABC transporter permease: MSPAVRRWLVRAGGAGLLAAAVAVPWSVDAYTTSLFARTLVLGLVGVSVALLTGLAGLPTLGQTGPYAAGAYASALVAMHVSPVGVVQVFAGAAVGALFALLTVPLVVYARGVVVLMITLAIGELTVTAAGRWTSVTGGTDGLAGIPAIQPVWGMAPLASDRARYLYTLVVVGVVIAAMVMLLRTPAGLLLRASRDDEARTRASGHRVTGYLAVTFVGAGAVAGVAGSLLITAQQYVSPADFGFDVSALLLLGVVIGGAASIGGAIVGTALVVAVRDWLSGLLPGYAPLLLGGLFVLTAYLFPRGVAGSSTELANLVRSRSRGRTGPGDRPGTGIQGRPSRGEPVGAAHVSNGERR; this comes from the coding sequence ATGAGCCCGGCCGTCCGCCGTTGGCTGGTCCGGGCCGGGGGAGCCGGGCTGCTCGCCGCCGCCGTGGCGGTGCCCTGGTCGGTGGACGCCTACACCACCTCGCTCTTCGCCCGCACCCTGGTGCTGGGGCTGGTCGGGGTGAGCGTGGCGCTGCTGACCGGGCTGGCCGGGCTGCCCACGCTCGGCCAGACCGGGCCGTACGCCGCCGGTGCCTACGCCAGTGCCCTGGTCGCGATGCACGTCTCGCCGGTCGGGGTGGTGCAGGTGTTCGCCGGGGCGGCGGTCGGGGCACTCTTCGCCCTGCTCACCGTCCCGCTGGTGGTGTACGCCCGAGGCGTGGTCGTCCTGATGATTACCCTGGCCATCGGTGAACTGACGGTGACCGCCGCCGGTCGGTGGACGTCCGTCACCGGAGGGACCGACGGGCTCGCCGGAATCCCGGCGATCCAGCCCGTCTGGGGCATGGCTCCGCTGGCCAGTGACCGGGCACGCTATCTGTACACGCTGGTCGTGGTCGGGGTGGTGATAGCGGCCATGGTGATGCTGCTGCGTACGCCGGCAGGGCTGCTGTTGCGGGCCAGCCGGGACGACGAGGCGCGGACCCGCGCCTCCGGACACCGGGTCACCGGTTACCTGGCGGTGACCTTCGTCGGGGCGGGTGCCGTGGCGGGGGTGGCCGGTTCACTGCTGATCACCGCACAGCAGTACGTCTCGCCGGCCGACTTCGGCTTCGACGTCTCCGCGCTGCTGCTGCTCGGCGTCGTGATCGGTGGTGCGGCGTCGATCGGCGGCGCGATCGTCGGCACCGCCCTGGTGGTCGCGGTACGGGACTGGCTCTCCGGCCTGCTGCCCGGGTACGCGCCGCTGCTGCTCGGCGGTCTCTTCGTGCTGACCGCCTATCTCTTCCCCCGTGGCGTGGCCGGTTCCTCGACCGAACTCGCCAACCTGGTCAGGTCCCGCTCGCGGGGCCGGACCGGGCCGGGGGATCGCCCCGGGACGGGAATCCAGGGCCGCCCGTCCCGGGGCGAACCCGTCGGCGCCGCGCACGTGTCGAACGGGGAGAGACGATGA
- a CDS encoding nitrate- and nitrite sensing domain-containing protein, with protein sequence MRIIVAAPLVAVVGFAGLALADSARQANQASDLGVLAQLGAEAGRLAYQLQRERAAAADLLTAATPRQQDTYARQAADTDEIVARYQRQRALAPEPATGPGVVLARIDNALADLPPLRTQVRTAAHAAVSATTFSYRIIIADLLAYRESIAQGVVSAEVADGIRAAAALSKTAEALGQQQVAVLRAIAAGQLTPAMQQDITAARTGFTESSLAFLGLAPGQWQVWWEQAGSGKEALTLQRLQDQVSRAEIGAPLEVGTNAWIGATQGWAARLFEVQQRVDAAVLADVDAARVEQRWRAVAEGAAMAVALLLTVLVTWAVARQITRRLRRLRDAAHSVAYTELPAMVAELRSLDSAGIHPEALARASASTLEATSGDEIGEVGQAFTAVHQAAVRTAAEQAVMRANTADIFVHLSRREQRLVDAVLAQVDKVEQDETDPERLQQLYTLDSLATRMGRINASLLVLGGVGVGRVRHEDVPMQKVVQAALSQIEHYTRVRIGVVDPDVAVAADKVDEVVHLLAELMDNATTYSPPETEAWVTARSLGDRVIVQVSDEGVGLSLQRLAQLNDLLARPPATDVAAVRAMGLVVVGQLAGRLGVTVELRPGPKLGTIAEISLPATLIRPVPPETQLLAPGRLSTMPEGRVRGTAVPAASSTVGPNDPARRPVAERALPATSVFRPAAQRTDRGDDPTQELVIFEQVNNWFRTDRSSPPAGAATGNGAGTPVPSSPVPAGPPVGASNGTDGSNGGYAATGWQTRGDDGWRAATELVNPDISGTTPSGLPIRQPQRHLVPGGVAPPPEQQPVSEHRDPAEVANAMAAYARGVAARRPKLVNASATSDATGSTT encoded by the coding sequence ATGCGCATCATCGTGGCCGCGCCGTTAGTGGCGGTCGTCGGGTTCGCCGGACTCGCGCTGGCAGACAGCGCCCGGCAGGCCAACCAGGCCAGCGACCTCGGCGTACTGGCCCAACTCGGCGCCGAGGCCGGTCGGCTGGCCTATCAACTCCAGCGGGAACGGGCGGCCGCGGCCGACCTGCTCACCGCCGCCACGCCCCGCCAGCAGGACACCTACGCCCGGCAGGCCGCCGACACCGACGAGATCGTCGCGCGCTACCAGCGCCAACGCGCGCTCGCCCCCGAGCCGGCCACCGGACCGGGCGTCGTGCTGGCCCGGATCGACAACGCGCTGGCCGACCTGCCGCCGCTGCGTACCCAGGTGCGTACCGCCGCGCACGCGGCCGTCTCCGCCACCACGTTCAGCTACCGGATCATCATCGCCGACCTGCTCGCCTACCGGGAGTCGATCGCCCAGGGTGTCGTCTCCGCCGAGGTCGCGGACGGGATCCGGGCCGCCGCCGCGCTGTCGAAGACCGCGGAGGCGCTCGGTCAGCAACAGGTGGCCGTGCTGCGGGCCATCGCCGCCGGCCAGCTCACCCCGGCGATGCAGCAGGACATCACCGCCGCCCGGACCGGCTTCACCGAATCCAGCCTGGCCTTCCTCGGCCTCGCGCCCGGCCAGTGGCAGGTCTGGTGGGAACAGGCCGGCAGCGGCAAGGAGGCGCTCACCCTGCAACGCCTCCAGGACCAGGTCTCCCGGGCCGAGATCGGCGCCCCGCTGGAGGTCGGCACCAACGCCTGGATCGGGGCCACCCAGGGCTGGGCCGCCCGGCTCTTCGAGGTGCAGCAGCGGGTCGACGCCGCCGTACTGGCCGATGTGGACGCCGCCCGGGTCGAGCAACGCTGGCGGGCCGTCGCCGAGGGCGCCGCGATGGCGGTCGCGCTGCTGCTGACCGTACTGGTCACCTGGGCGGTCGCCCGGCAGATCACCCGACGGCTGCGGCGGCTGCGGGACGCGGCGCACTCCGTCGCGTACACCGAGCTGCCGGCGATGGTCGCCGAACTGCGCAGCCTCGACAGTGCCGGCATCCACCCGGAGGCCCTGGCCCGGGCGTCCGCCTCCACACTGGAGGCCACCAGCGGGGACGAGATCGGCGAGGTGGGCCAGGCGTTCACCGCCGTGCACCAGGCCGCCGTCCGGACCGCCGCCGAGCAGGCGGTCATGCGGGCCAACACCGCCGACATCTTCGTCCACCTCAGCCGCCGCGAGCAGCGCCTGGTGGACGCGGTACTCGCCCAGGTGGACAAGGTCGAGCAGGACGAGACCGACCCGGAGCGGTTGCAGCAGCTCTACACCCTGGACAGCCTGGCGACCCGGATGGGACGGATCAACGCCAGCCTCCTGGTGCTCGGCGGTGTGGGCGTCGGGCGGGTACGCCACGAGGACGTACCGATGCAGAAGGTCGTCCAGGCGGCGCTGTCCCAGATCGAGCACTACACCCGGGTCCGGATCGGCGTCGTCGACCCGGACGTGGCGGTCGCGGCCGACAAGGTCGACGAGGTGGTGCACCTGCTCGCCGAGCTGATGGACAACGCGACCACGTACTCGCCGCCGGAGACCGAGGCGTGGGTGACCGCGCGCAGCCTCGGCGACCGGGTCATCGTGCAGGTCAGCGACGAGGGTGTGGGGCTCTCGCTGCAACGGCTGGCACAGCTCAACGACCTGCTGGCCCGGCCACCGGCCACCGACGTGGCGGCGGTCCGGGCAATGGGTCTGGTCGTGGTCGGCCAACTCGCCGGCCGGCTGGGGGTGACGGTCGAACTGCGGCCCGGCCCCAAGCTCGGCACCATCGCCGAGATCTCGTTGCCGGCGACGCTGATCCGGCCGGTACCGCCGGAGACCCAGTTGCTGGCGCCCGGCCGGCTCTCGACGATGCCGGAGGGCCGGGTGCGCGGTACCGCCGTGCCGGCCGCCTCGTCCACGGTCGGCCCGAACGATCCGGCCCGGCGACCGGTCGCGGAGCGGGCCCTGCCGGCCACGTCGGTCTTCCGGCCGGCGGCCCAGCGGACGGACCGGGGTGACGACCCGACCCAGGAACTCGTCATCTTCGAGCAGGTCAACAACTGGTTCCGTACCGACCGGTCGAGCCCGCCGGCCGGGGCCGCCACCGGCAACGGCGCGGGAACCCCGGTGCCGAGCAGTCCCGTTCCGGCCGGCCCGCCGGTCGGTGCGTCCAACGGGACCGACGGATCCAACGGTGGCTACGCCGCGACGGGCTGGCAGACCCGGGGTGACGACGGGTGGCGGGCGGCCACCGAGCTGGTCAACCCGGACATCTCCGGGACCACTCCGTCCGGGCTCCCGATCCGTCAGCCGCAGCGGCACCTCGTGCCGGGCGGCGTCGCCCCGCCACCGGAACAGCAGCCGGTCTCGGAGCACCGCGACCCGGCCGAGGTGGCCAACGCGATGGCCGCCTACGCCCGGGGCGTGGCCGCCCGCCGTCCCAAGCTGGTGAACGCCTCGGCGACAAGCGACGCGACAGGGAGTACTACGTGA
- a CDS encoding bifunctional 2-polyprenyl-6-hydroxyphenol methylase/3-demethylubiquinol 3-O-methyltransferase UbiG has product MTATPVKSSYAFDNRSPEAEAQMRALEAFLDPITAERLAPVLTPGAKCWELGAGGGSIARHMARVVGPTGLVIATDIEPSRLEPEGNLVVRQHDVRTGAPEGGPFDVIHARLVLLHLPERRRVLAELIGALAPGGALVVEEFDCTAGLRVLAAPTDDAAKLFQQVMEATLGILQDRGADLAWAQDVHTEMVLAGLTDVDTITHSQSWPGGSTGASLHETNSRQLEPRLLATGLSPNQLEGFRELAKDPAFASLSYQFVSTRGRRPDGGSVN; this is encoded by the coding sequence GTGACTGCCACCCCTGTCAAGAGCAGCTACGCGTTCGACAACCGCTCGCCGGAGGCCGAGGCGCAGATGCGTGCGCTGGAGGCGTTCCTCGATCCGATAACGGCGGAGCGGCTCGCCCCGGTACTGACACCCGGCGCGAAGTGCTGGGAACTGGGCGCCGGGGGCGGCTCCATCGCCCGGCACATGGCCCGGGTCGTCGGCCCCACCGGCCTGGTCATCGCGACCGACATCGAGCCGTCCCGGCTGGAGCCGGAGGGGAACCTCGTCGTACGCCAGCACGACGTCCGGACCGGCGCGCCGGAGGGCGGCCCGTTCGACGTGATCCACGCCCGGCTCGTCCTGCTGCACCTGCCCGAGCGGCGGCGGGTACTCGCCGAGCTGATCGGTGCGCTGGCCCCGGGCGGTGCCCTGGTCGTCGAGGAGTTCGACTGCACCGCCGGACTGCGGGTGCTCGCCGCCCCGACCGACGACGCGGCGAAGCTCTTCCAGCAGGTGATGGAGGCGACCCTCGGCATCCTCCAGGACCGGGGCGCGGACCTGGCCTGGGCGCAGGACGTACACACCGAGATGGTGCTGGCCGGGTTGACCGACGTCGACACCATCACCCACTCGCAGAGCTGGCCGGGTGGGTCGACCGGGGCCTCGCTGCACGAGACGAACTCCCGCCAGCTCGAACCCCGGCTGCTCGCCACCGGACTCTCCCCGAACCAGTTGGAGGGGTTCCGGGAGCTTGCCAAGGATCCTGCCTTCGCCTCGCTCTCCTACCAGTTCGTCTCCACCCGGGGCCGGCGGCCGGACGGAGGCAGCGTGAACTGA
- a CDS encoding branched-chain amino acid ABC transporter permease, whose translation MMLQAARVLGPVDPYLIPALDGVAYGLLLFVAASGLVFCFGVANILNLAHGLLYAIGAYLAAAVLDGGWGSLLLALGVGTLAAAGAGGLLAGLLAPVARRDHLTQALLTFGVALAGGALLVTAFGPDSLPVHIPAALDRSVEVAGHRYAAYRLVFIGVAALIAVLLWLAVARTRAGMLVRAAVDDADMVACLGVNPARIRLGVLGAAGALAGAAGVLGAPIIGPAPTTADTVLLLSLVVVVLGGLGSVQGTLLAALAVGEIQSLGVALAPTAAPFLLFAAMALVLAVRARGLPGRFLRLRAGSTT comes from the coding sequence ATGATGCTGCAAGCGGCACGGGTACTCGGCCCGGTCGACCCGTACCTGATCCCGGCGCTGGACGGCGTCGCCTACGGGCTGCTGCTCTTCGTCGCGGCATCCGGGCTGGTGTTCTGCTTCGGCGTGGCGAACATCCTCAACCTGGCGCACGGCCTGCTGTACGCGATCGGCGCGTACCTCGCCGCGGCGGTGCTGGACGGCGGCTGGGGGAGTCTGCTGCTCGCCCTGGGCGTGGGGACGCTGGCGGCGGCCGGTGCGGGAGGTCTGCTCGCGGGCCTGCTCGCGCCGGTCGCCCGGCGGGACCACCTGACCCAGGCGCTGCTGACCTTCGGGGTCGCGCTCGCCGGGGGCGCCCTGCTGGTCACCGCCTTCGGTCCGGACAGCCTTCCGGTGCACATTCCCGCCGCGCTGGACCGTTCGGTGGAGGTGGCCGGGCACCGGTACGCGGCGTACCGGCTGGTCTTCATCGGGGTGGCGGCGCTGATCGCGGTGCTGCTCTGGCTGGCGGTGGCCAGGACCCGGGCCGGGATGCTGGTCCGGGCGGCGGTCGACGACGCCGACATGGTCGCCTGCCTCGGGGTGAACCCGGCCCGGATCCGGCTCGGCGTGCTCGGCGCGGCCGGCGCGCTGGCCGGCGCCGCCGGGGTGCTCGGCGCCCCGATCATCGGTCCGGCCCCGACGACCGCCGACACCGTGCTGCTGCTCTCGCTGGTCGTGGTGGTGCTCGGCGGCCTCGGCTCGGTCCAGGGCACCCTGCTGGCCGCCCTCGCGGTCGGCGAGATCCAGAGCCTCGGCGTCGCGCTGGCGCCGACCGCCGCGCCGTTCCTGCTCTTCGCGGCGATGGCCCTGGTGCTGGCCGTCCGGGCCCGTGGGCTGCCGGGTCGGTTCCTGCGGCTGCGCGCCGGGAGTACGACATGA
- a CDS encoding helix-turn-helix transcriptional regulator gives MEHEDAFAFIRDQLRRQRALRGMPQEEFGKRSNYSASTVSAVETGTRPVDMPYATRADEILETGGLFVSLLKAAQRDSEPTWFKRWLDAERTATQLRYYHPTLIPGLLQTENYARAVLRLEPTRPEAELEKLVASRLERQEILTREQPPLLIAVIDESALRVRDAIMAEQFRHLLRMAELPHVQLHLIPADAGLHVGLNGQLSLARSADGNWVGNIENQLTDFVVDDEEGIATLLTRWEGVRSVALPENLSLALLKEVESQHAPQ, from the coding sequence ATGGAACACGAGGACGCGTTCGCGTTCATCCGCGACCAGCTCCGCAGGCAGCGAGCCCTGCGCGGTATGCCGCAGGAGGAGTTCGGCAAGCGGAGCAACTATTCGGCCTCGACGGTCTCCGCCGTGGAGACGGGTACCCGACCGGTCGACATGCCGTACGCCACCCGGGCCGACGAGATCCTGGAGACCGGCGGCCTGTTCGTGTCCCTACTCAAGGCGGCGCAGCGGGACAGCGAGCCCACCTGGTTCAAGCGCTGGCTGGACGCCGAGCGCACCGCAACGCAGCTCCGCTACTACCACCCGACCCTGATTCCCGGCCTGCTCCAGACCGAGAACTACGCCCGCGCGGTGCTGCGCCTCGAACCCACCCGGCCCGAGGCGGAGTTGGAGAAGCTGGTCGCGTCACGGCTCGAACGGCAGGAGATCCTGACCCGCGAGCAGCCACCCCTGCTGATCGCCGTCATCGACGAGTCGGCGCTGCGCGTCCGGGACGCCATCATGGCCGAGCAGTTCCGGCACCTGTTGCGGATGGCCGAACTGCCTCACGTCCAGTTGCACCTGATCCCCGCCGACGCGGGGCTGCACGTCGGCCTCAACGGGCAGCTCTCCCTGGCGAGGTCCGCCGACGGAAACTGGGTGGGGAACATCGAGAACCAGCTCACCGATTTCGTCGTGGACGATGAGGAGGGCATCGCTACGCTCCTCACCCGGTGGGAGGGTGTGCGCAGCGTAGCCTTGCCGGAGAACCTGTCGCTCGCCCTGCTGAAGGAAGTGGAGAGCCAGCATGCGCCTCAGTGA
- a CDS encoding roadblock/LC7 domain-containing protein encodes MLDSFVERAPEVSHAIAISSDGLMVASTRNLPPDRADQLAATGSGLVSLLRGAAGFFEAGAVISNVTQLEGGFMFSMAFNDGASLLVLAAPTCDVGKVSYEMTELANRIGDVLTPAARAAVAQRR; translated from the coding sequence ATGCTGGACAGTTTCGTCGAGCGGGCCCCGGAGGTCAGCCACGCGATCGCCATCTCCAGCGACGGCCTGATGGTGGCGTCCACCCGCAACCTGCCGCCGGACCGGGCCGACCAGCTCGCGGCCACCGGCAGCGGCCTGGTCAGCCTGCTCCGGGGCGCGGCGGGCTTCTTCGAGGCGGGTGCAGTGATCTCCAACGTCACCCAGCTCGAGGGCGGCTTCATGTTCTCGATGGCGTTCAACGACGGTGCCTCGCTGCTCGTGCTCGCGGCGCCCACCTGCGACGTCGGCAAGGTCTCCTACGAGATGACAGAACTGGCGAACCGGATTGGAGACGTACTGACGCCGGCCGCCCGCGCCGCGGTGGCGCAGCGACGCTGA
- a CDS encoding ABC transporter substrate-binding protein translates to MPFPTGTSRRRALTGALLALGLTVAGSACNSGGDTGGTPGTIKIGLLASLSGTYEAVGTEIRDGFELYLRMHDGKLGGHKVDLIVADEGNGAQTAVPAATKLIKQDRVQALTGIVGGGSVAGVAPVLAEAKIPFVGSNGNPGLKDVSRSWFTSYLSDEPGAAIAEYVRDNVKGEVFAIGPNYQGGWDELRGFTETFTEIGGKLANPDGKTLWTPFPQTTNFLPYFAKIKASGAEAVFTFYAGNAAVDFVKQYAQSEIKDLPLYAAGFLTEGGVLNAQGEAARNIYSVLNYSPDLDNAENRSFVAAWKENHDGSPTTYAMASYDAAAVLDKAIGAAGENPTPEEINKAIAGLGQIDSPRGTWQFSKETHSPVQKWYLRQVRQDGRALSNTVVGDLATVGG, encoded by the coding sequence ATGCCTTTCCCCACCGGTACGAGCCGGCGTCGCGCCCTGACCGGCGCGCTGCTCGCCCTCGGGTTGACCGTGGCCGGCAGCGCCTGCAACAGCGGCGGCGACACCGGCGGCACGCCGGGCACGATAAAGATCGGTCTGCTCGCCTCACTCTCCGGCACCTACGAGGCGGTCGGCACGGAGATCCGCGACGGATTCGAGCTCTACCTGCGGATGCACGACGGCAAGCTCGGCGGCCACAAGGTCGACCTGATCGTCGCCGACGAGGGCAACGGCGCGCAGACCGCCGTACCGGCGGCGACGAAGCTGATCAAACAGGATCGGGTGCAGGCGCTCACCGGCATCGTCGGCGGCGGTTCGGTGGCCGGGGTCGCCCCGGTGCTCGCCGAGGCGAAGATCCCGTTCGTCGGCTCCAACGGCAACCCCGGGCTGAAGGACGTCTCCCGGTCCTGGTTCACCTCCTACCTCTCCGACGAGCCGGGCGCGGCGATCGCCGAGTACGTGCGGGACAACGTCAAGGGCGAGGTCTTCGCGATCGGCCCGAACTACCAGGGCGGCTGGGACGAGCTGCGCGGCTTCACCGAGACCTTCACCGAGATCGGCGGCAAGCTCGCCAACCCGGACGGCAAGACGCTCTGGACGCCGTTCCCGCAGACGACGAACTTCCTGCCGTACTTCGCGAAGATCAAGGCGTCCGGTGCGGAGGCGGTCTTCACCTTCTACGCCGGCAACGCCGCCGTCGACTTCGTCAAGCAGTACGCCCAGTCGGAGATCAAGGACCTGCCGCTCTACGCCGCCGGCTTCCTCACCGAGGGCGGTGTGCTGAACGCCCAGGGCGAGGCGGCCCGGAACATCTACTCCGTACTCAACTACTCGCCCGACCTGGACAACGCCGAGAACCGCTCCTTCGTCGCCGCCTGGAAGGAGAACCACGACGGTTCGCCGACCACCTACGCGATGGCCTCGTACGACGCGGCGGCGGTGCTGGACAAGGCGATCGGCGCGGCCGGCGAGAACCCCACCCCGGAGGAGATCAACAAGGCGATCGCCGGGCTCGGCCAGATCGACAGCCCGCGCGGCACCTGGCAGTTCTCCAAGGAGACGCACTCGCCGGTGCAGAAGTGGTATCTGCGGCAGGTCCGGCAGGACGGGCGGGCGCTCTCCAACACGGTTGTCGGTGACCTGGCGACCGTGGGCGGATGA
- a CDS encoding flavin reductase — MIGPQERWRKHIPTHPSYRCRSCTDPWPCRNARLALATAYRDDRVGLMVYLGTHLARALRKLPDTHPALLAGQILYWVPRRR; from the coding sequence GTGATCGGCCCGCAGGAGCGCTGGCGTAAGCACATTCCGACGCACCCGTCGTACCGGTGCCGAAGCTGCACCGACCCCTGGCCCTGCCGAAACGCCCGGCTGGCGCTGGCGACCGCCTACCGCGACGACCGGGTGGGCCTGATGGTGTACCTCGGCACACACCTCGCCCGCGCGCTGCGGAAGCTGCCTGACACGCATCCCGCGCTGCTCGCCGGGCAGATCCTCTACTGGGTGCCCCGCCGCCGCTGA